A region of Etheostoma cragini isolate CJK2018 chromosome 2, CSU_Ecrag_1.0, whole genome shotgun sequence DNA encodes the following proteins:
- the LOC117960322 gene encoding choline transporter-like protein 1, translating into MGCCNSTESKRDWKPLEQRSCTDIPWLIIFMLFCIGMVCICAFPIATGAASRLISGYDSYGNTCGKNNTKIEGVPLSGRDMTENKYVFFLDPCNLDLINRKIKSIALCVSKCPAAQLKEYNDLKQFALSNGSYLCSYDISPTRYTSHSDRFTKCPKLPVPPSKSVPLLHRCIPADIGCYAEFAQAFITFVSDNTVLRRVISGVMASKEIIMGLCLLALVLSLIMMVVIRYISKVLVWILTILVVIGSIGGTGVLWWLYADYKRALDNNTLSVFGKEVASDNVKALLVYAIGATIFTVVLLLVMFFMRKRVALTISLFHVAGKVFIHLPLLALQPFWTFLCLMLFWVYWIAVLLSLGTSGTPVKNNSTGVVEYQMQGPMQYMVWYHAVGLIWISEFILAFQQMTIAGAVVTYYFTRNKSQLPATPILSSMVRTIRYHLGTLAKGSFIITLVKIPRIILMYIHSQLKGKENACARCMLKACVCCLWCLEKCLSYLNQNAYTATAINSTSFCTSARDAFLILVENALRVAAINTVGDFVLFLGKVLIVSCTAFAGILALNYQREYTVWVLPLLIVCLFAFLVAHCFLSVFENVVDVLFLCFAVDTKYNDGSSGREYYMDKALMEFVENSKKEGLYKPNDGDGREMKSLARGGTSA; encoded by the exons ATGGGATGTTGTAACAGCACCGAG AGCAAACGTGATTGGAAACCACTGGAGCAGCGCAGCTGCACGGACATCCCATGGCTCATCAtattcatgttgttttgtattGGGATG GTGTGTATATGTGCCTTTCCCATCGCCACAGGAGCTGCCTCCAGGCTTATCTCAGGATATGATAGTTATGGCAACACCTGTGGCAAGAATAACACCAAGATCGAGGGAGTACCCCTGAGTGGCCGGgacatgacagaaaacaa GTATGTTTTCTTTCTAGACCCTTGCAACCTCGATTTAATCAACAGGAAGATCAAGTCGATTGCTCTATGTGTCTCCAAATGTCCTGCTGCTCAACTGAAGGAATACAATGATTTAAAGCAGTTTGCGCTGAGTAATG GATCTTATCTCTGCTCCTATGATATTTCTCCTACGAGATACACAAGCCATTCAGACAGATTCACTAAATGTCCCAAGCTCCCTGTTCCTCCAAG TAAGTCTGTCCCATTGTTACACCGCTGTATTCCTGCGGATATCGGCTGCTATGCAGAATTCGCCCAGGCCTTCATCACATTTGTCAGTGACAACACTGTGCTGCGACGAGTCATTTCTGGGGTGATGGCCAGCAAGGAGATCATCATGGGCCTTTGTTTGCTGGCTTTag tcCTGTCCCTGATCATGATGGTTGTCATTCGTTACATCTCCAAAGTGCTGGTGTGGATTCTAACGATTCTGGTAGTCATTGGCTCTATAG GTGGGACAGGCGTCCTCTGGTGGCTCTATGCAGACTACAAGAGAGCCCTTGATAATAACACCTTATCAGTATTTGGAAAAGAAGTTGCCTCAGACAATGTAAAGGCCCTGCTTGTGTATGCAATTGGTGCAACAATTTTCACG GTAGTTCTCCTGCTGGTGATGTTCTTCATGAGGAAGCGTGTGGCTCTAACCATCTCCCTGTTCCACGTGGCTGGTAAAGTGTTCATCCACCTTCCCCTGCTGGCTCTGCAGCCTTTCTGGACCTTCCTTTGCCTCATGCTCTTCTGGGTCTACTGGATCGCTGTGCTTCTCTCTCTCGGGACTTCAG GCACACCAGTAAAGAACAACTCTACAGGTGTCGTTGAATATCAAATGCAAGGGCCTATGCAGTACATGGTGTGGTATCATGCCGTGGGTCTCATCTGGATCAGTGAGTTCATACTTGCCTTTCAGCAAATGACCATCGCGGGAGCTGTAGTCACTTACTACTTCACAAG GAATAAGTCCCAGTTGCCAGCAACTCCCATCCTCTCCTCTATGGTACGTACCATCCGCTACCATCTGGGTACTCTGGCCAAAGGCTCCTTCATCATCACACTTGTCAAGATCCCTCGTATCATCCTAATGTACATCCACAGCCAGCTCAAAGGAAAG GAAAATGCCTGTGCTCGCTGCATGCTGAAAGCTTGTGTCTGCTGTCTGTGGTGTCTTGAGAAGTGCCTTTCATACTTAAATCAA AATGCTTACACTGCAACAGCCATCAACAGCACCAGTTTCTGCACCTCTGCCCGCGATGCTTTCCTTATCTTGGTGGAGAATGCTCTCCGAGTGGCCGCCATCAACACTGTGGGCGACTTTGTCCTCTTCTTGGGAAAG GTGCTTATAGTCTCCTGTACAGCCTTCGCCGGCATCCTGGCTCTGAACTACCAGAGGGAATACACGGTGTGGGTCCTGCCTCTTCTCATCGTCTGTCTGTTTGCCTTCCTGGTGGCTCACTGCTTCCTTTCGGTCTTTGAAAATGTGGTGGACGttctcttcctctgctttgcTGTGGACACAAAGTACAATGATGGCAGCTCTGGGCGCGAGTATTACATGGACAAGGCCTTAATG GAATTTGTAGAGAACAGTAAAAAAGAAGGTCTGTACAAGCCTAATGATGGAGATGGACGGGAGATGAAGTCCTTG GCACGTGGAGGTACTTCTGCTTGA